One Chordicoccus furentiruminis DNA window includes the following coding sequences:
- a CDS encoding IS30 family transposase has translation MDYSHSTTTSHIKGKHLSYEERVLIQIRLKDHYSIRAIAREIGCSPSTVSNEIARGSVALYNGHVTRYKASAGQKAYEDNRKNSCRHYDFLSRSAFLKYVLKHFTEDGWSLDACAGRAVLDGEFTREQIVCTKTLYRYVDLGLFGIRNHNLPEKLKRKSRKHRSRINKKKLGRSIEERPREIESREEFGHWECDLVLGAKTRDDQALLTLAERKSRELLMLPIADKTSACVMKAIKQLQKTYSEHFGEVFKTITTDNGSEFADLSELEKMADTLVYYAHPYTSCDKGTVERHNGLIRRFIPKGKRIDDFTGQQISDVETWCNCLPRKILGYRTPDEIFEEEIDRIYQDTA, from the coding sequence ATGGACTACTCTCATTCTACCACAACTTCCCATATAAAAGGCAAACATCTTTCGTATGAGGAACGGGTTCTTATTCAGATTCGTCTTAAAGACCACTACTCCATCCGGGCAATTGCCCGTGAGATCGGCTGCTCACCGAGCACTGTCTCGAACGAAATAGCACGTGGTTCAGTTGCCTTGTATAACGGCCACGTGACCCGTTATAAGGCGTCTGCCGGTCAGAAAGCCTATGAGGACAACCGGAAGAACAGTTGCCGGCATTATGACTTCCTGAGCAGATCAGCGTTTCTTAAGTATGTGCTTAAACACTTTACAGAAGATGGCTGGTCATTGGACGCCTGCGCCGGACGCGCTGTTCTCGATGGTGAATTTACCAGAGAGCAGATCGTCTGCACAAAAACGCTTTACCGTTATGTTGATCTTGGCCTCTTTGGCATCAGGAACCATAACCTTCCTGAAAAGCTGAAGCGTAAATCCAGGAAACATAGATCTCGGATCAACAAGAAAAAGCTGGGCCGCAGCATTGAGGAACGTCCCAGAGAAATCGAATCCCGTGAGGAATTCGGGCACTGGGAATGTGACCTCGTATTGGGCGCCAAGACCCGGGATGACCAGGCCCTGCTCACTCTTGCTGAACGCAAAAGCCGTGAGCTCCTGATGCTTCCTATTGCAGACAAGACATCAGCGTGTGTCATGAAGGCAATCAAACAACTTCAGAAGACTTACAGCGAACACTTCGGCGAAGTGTTCAAAACGATCACGACCGATAACGGTTCGGAATTCGCCGACCTTTCAGAACTTGAGAAGATGGCTGATACACTTGTCTACTATGCCCATCCCTACACATCCTGCGATAAGGGAACCGTAGAGCGGCATAACGGCCTGATCAGAAGGTTCATACCAAAGGGTAAGCGGATTGATGACTTTACCGGCCAGCAGATCTCCGATGTGGAGACCTGGTGTAACTGTCTCCCGAGGAAGATCCTGGGTTACAGAACCCCGGATGAAATCTTCGAGGAGGAAATCGACCGAATCTACCAGGATACTGCCTAG
- a CDS encoding ABC transporter ATP-binding protein gives MAMLEVKDLRVRYGVIPALKGISFHVDEGEIIALIGANGAGKTTTLHTITGLVEKAGGSVAFLGKDITKTPAHQIVEMGIAHVPEGRRVFPEMTVYQNLMLGAYTRKDTKEKAENLERVYTHFPRLRERAKQVAGTLSGGEQQMLAMGRALMSNPKLILMDEPSMGLSPIFVNEIFGIIETVAKEGKTVLLVEQNAKKALSIADRAYVLETGSITMEGPAKELMANDAIRKAYLGE, from the coding sequence ATGGCAATGTTAGAAGTGAAGGATCTGAGGGTCAGATACGGGGTTATTCCGGCGCTCAAGGGAATCTCCTTTCATGTCGATGAGGGCGAGATCATCGCTCTGATCGGGGCGAACGGCGCCGGGAAGACGACGACGCTTCATACGATCACGGGACTGGTGGAGAAGGCCGGCGGATCGGTTGCCTTTCTCGGAAAGGATATCACGAAGACGCCGGCGCATCAGATCGTGGAGATGGGGATCGCACATGTGCCGGAGGGACGGCGTGTCTTTCCGGAGATGACGGTTTACCAGAATCTGATGCTGGGGGCCTACACGAGAAAGGACACGAAGGAGAAGGCGGAGAATCTCGAGAGGGTCTACACACATTTCCCGCGGCTCAGAGAACGAGCGAAGCAGGTTGCCGGCACGCTTTCCGGCGGCGAGCAGCAGATGCTGGCGATGGGGCGGGCGCTGATGTCGAACCCGAAGCTGATCCTGATGGACGAGCCGTCGATGGGCCTCTCGCCGATCTTCGTGAACGAGATCTTCGGGATCATCGAGACGGTGGCGAAGGAAGGCAAGACGGTGCTTCTTGTGGAACAGAACGCGAAAAAGGCGCTGTCCATCGCGGACCGCGCCTATGTGCTGGAGACCGGATCGATCACGATGGAGGGCCCGGCGAAGGAGCTGATGGCCAATGACGCGATCCGGAAGGCATATCTGGGCGAGTGA
- a CDS encoding cytidylate kinase-like family protein, translating to MNQKIVICINREYGSGGRTIGEMLSEDLGIHYYDKEILKLASDDSGINQRLFEQADAKFRGTTLFRAAKKVYNGELIPPESNDFTSDQNLFNYQAKVIRELAEEESCIIVGRCGGYILRDNPRAVRVFVHAPHYFLMEEAAKRKSLPRRELERWVDMENRRRAEYNLYYSGWKWDDAHNYDLCVDASKLGFEKCVEIIKGYLKVRFDGLEF from the coding sequence ATGAATCAGAAGATTGTGATCTGCATCAACCGCGAGTACGGCAGCGGCGGGCGGACAATCGGCGAAATGCTGTCGGAGGATCTGGGGATTCATTACTACGACAAGGAGATTCTGAAGCTGGCTTCGGATGATTCCGGCATCAATCAGCGTCTTTTCGAGCAGGCGGACGCGAAATTCCGCGGGACGACGCTCTTCCGCGCCGCGAAAAAGGTTTATAACGGCGAGCTGATTCCGCCGGAAAGCAACGACTTCACATCAGACCAGAACCTGTTCAATTATCAGGCGAAGGTGATCCGGGAGCTGGCCGAGGAGGAGAGCTGCATCATTGTCGGCCGCTGCGGCGGTTACATTCTGCGGGATAATCCCCGGGCCGTCCGTGTTTTCGTCCATGCGCCCCACTATTTCCTGATGGAGGAGGCGGCGAAGAGGAAGTCCCTTCCGCGCCGTGAGCTGGAGCGCTGGGTCGATATGGAGAACCGCCGGCGGGCTGAGTACAACCTTTACTACAGCGGCTGGAAATGGGACGACGCGCACAACTACGATCTCTGTGTGGACGCCTCGAAGCTGGGCTTTGAGAAATGCGTGGAGATCATCAAAGGGTATCTGAAGGTCCGTTTCGACGGTCTCGAGTTCTGA
- a CDS encoding branched-chain amino acid ABC transporter permease — translation MKTKKMTKASRDNLNTVLMLVILFALIEAASAAGLINSHLGGLLVPLCVYATMAVSLNLVVGILGELSLGHAGFMCVGAFASAFFSKCFENSMGVFPRFLLAILIGGLVAGIFGFLIGIPVLRLNGDYLAIVTLAFGEIIKNLMNVIYIGRDSRGMHFSMQNQMALNLEPDGEMIINGPQGITGTPNDSTFIVGFVILLISTILVLNLINSREGRAIMAIRDNNIAAGSVGIPITTYKMRAFTISAVIAGCAGALYAHNLASLIATPSRFGYNMSILFLVFVVLGGIGSTRGAIIASIVLTLIPEVLRFMNDYRMLIYSIVLIVMMIVNWNPHSRAWIASHSLFRKKKTAEASGKEAAQ, via the coding sequence ATGAAGACGAAAAAAATGACGAAGGCCTCCCGTGACAATCTCAACACCGTGCTGATGCTGGTGATCCTGTTCGCTCTGATCGAGGCGGCCAGCGCGGCCGGACTGATCAACAGCCATCTGGGCGGCCTTCTGGTTCCGCTCTGCGTCTACGCGACGATGGCGGTGTCGCTCAACCTTGTGGTGGGGATTCTCGGCGAACTTTCTCTCGGGCACGCGGGCTTTATGTGCGTGGGCGCGTTCGCCAGCGCGTTTTTCAGCAAATGCTTCGAGAACAGTATGGGTGTCTTTCCCCGCTTCCTGCTCGCGATCCTCATCGGCGGTCTTGTGGCCGGCATCTTCGGATTCCTGATCGGGATTCCGGTTCTCCGGCTCAACGGCGACTACCTCGCGATCGTGACGCTGGCCTTCGGAGAGATCATCAAGAACCTGATGAACGTGATCTATATCGGACGCGACAGCAGGGGAATGCATTTCTCGATGCAGAACCAGATGGCTCTCAATCTCGAGCCGGACGGCGAGATGATCATCAACGGTCCGCAGGGCATCACCGGAACGCCGAACGACTCCACGTTCATCGTCGGCTTCGTGATCCTGCTGATCTCGACGATCCTCGTGCTGAATCTGATCAATTCCCGCGAGGGCCGCGCGATTATGGCAATCCGCGACAACAACATCGCGGCGGGCTCCGTGGGGATTCCGATCACGACCTACAAGATGCGCGCCTTCACGATCTCGGCGGTCATCGCGGGCTGCGCCGGCGCGCTGTACGCGCACAATCTGGCGTCTCTGATCGCGACGCCGAGCCGGTTCGGCTACAATATGTCGATTCTTTTCCTTGTCTTCGTGGTGCTCGGCGGCATTGGTTCGACCCGCGGCGCGATCATCGCCTCGATCGTCCTCACGCTGATTCCGGAGGTGCTGCGGTTCATGAATGACTACCGCATGCTGATCTACTCCATCGTGCTGATCGTGATGATGATCGTGAACTGGAATCCGCACTCCCGTGCATGGATCGCTTCGCATTCGCTCTTCAGGAAGAAAAAGACGGCGGAGGCATCCGGAAAGGAGGCAGCGCAATGA
- a CDS encoding ABC transporter substrate-binding protein, whose amino-acid sequence MKAKKIMALALTAVMTCGLGAASVPAADKTFKIGAIGPLTGAAANYGTAVINGTQIAVDEINAAGGINGYQIEYKNEDDELDNEKSVNAYNTLKDWGMQMLVGPTTSACSIAVSEKTKADSMFQLTPSGSAKDCTKYDNVFRVCFSDPAQGTKSAQYIGENGLAKTVGVIYDSSDVYSSGIYQNFVTEAKNQGFDVPVQEAFTADSNTDFSAQLQKCKDANVDLIFLPIYYTQAGTILTQAASMGIQSKFFGCDGLDGMLDMDNFNKDLAEGVMLLTPFAADAKDELTQKFVKTYTDKFKVTPNQFAADAYDAMYAIKAAAEKENITPDMSVADICAAMEKGMTEIKINGLTGENITWTADGEPDKEPKAVVIQNGAYVSMTGSADSSAESAAASTADVESTAA is encoded by the coding sequence ATGAAAGCAAAGAAAATCATGGCCCTGGCACTGACCGCGGTGATGACCTGCGGCCTTGGCGCCGCCTCTGTTCCGGCGGCGGACAAGACTTTCAAGATCGGCGCCATCGGACCGCTGACCGGAGCGGCCGCGAACTACGGCACGGCTGTCATCAACGGCACGCAGATCGCTGTCGATGAGATCAACGCGGCGGGCGGCATCAACGGATACCAGATTGAGTATAAGAACGAGGATGATGAGCTGGACAACGAGAAGTCCGTCAACGCGTATAACACGCTGAAGGACTGGGGTATGCAGATGCTGGTCGGCCCGACGACCTCCGCGTGCAGCATCGCCGTCTCAGAGAAGACCAAGGCGGACAGCATGTTCCAGCTGACGCCGTCCGGCTCCGCGAAGGACTGCACGAAGTATGACAACGTCTTCCGTGTCTGCTTCTCCGATCCGGCGCAGGGCACCAAGTCCGCCCAGTACATCGGCGAGAACGGACTGGCGAAGACGGTCGGCGTGATCTATGATTCCTCCGACGTGTATTCTTCCGGCATCTATCAGAACTTCGTCACGGAAGCCAAGAACCAGGGCTTCGACGTTCCGGTTCAGGAAGCCTTCACCGCTGACTCCAACACGGATTTCTCCGCGCAGCTTCAGAAGTGCAAGGACGCCAACGTGGATCTGATTTTCCTTCCGATCTATTACACGCAGGCCGGCACGATTCTCACGCAGGCCGCTTCGATGGGTATCCAGTCCAAGTTCTTCGGCTGTGACGGTCTCGACGGCATGCTGGATATGGACAACTTCAACAAGGATCTCGCCGAGGGCGTCATGCTGCTGACCCCGTTCGCGGCGGACGCGAAGGATGAGCTGACCCAGAAGTTCGTCAAGACCTACACCGACAAGTTCAAGGTGACCCCGAACCAGTTCGCCGCTGACGCTTATGACGCGATGTATGCGATCAAGGCGGCGGCCGAGAAGGAGAACATCACGCCGGATATGAGCGTTGCGGATATCTGCGCGGCAATGGAGAAGGGCATGACCGAGATCAAGATCAACGGTCTGACCGGTGAAAACATCACCTGGACGGCTGACGGAGAGCCGGACAAGGAGCCGAAGGCTGTCGTGATCCAGAACGGCGCCTATGTCTCCATGACAGGCTCCGCGGACAGCTCCGCCGAGAGCGCTGCGGCTTCCACAGCGGATGTCGAGTCCACTGCGGCCTGA
- a CDS encoding ABC transporter ATP-binding protein, translated as MTALLDVKNLSIQFGGLRAVDDFNLTIEKGDLYGLIGPNGAGKTTVFNLLTGEYKPNEGVIRLDGRDITGLSTIEINKAGIARTFQNIRLFRQLSVLDNVKAGLHNQFGYSMWAAFLHSASYRKVEREMDERAMELLKVFSLDQEAETISANLPYGKQRKLEIARAMATNPKLLLLDEPAAGMNPNETQELMDDIRVIRERFGMTILLIEHDMRLVSGICEKLTVLNFGRILTQGSTQTVLTNPEVIKAYLGE; from the coding sequence ATGACGGCATTACTTGACGTAAAGAATCTCTCGATCCAGTTCGGCGGCCTGCGCGCGGTGGACGATTTCAATCTGACAATCGAAAAGGGCGATCTGTACGGTCTGATCGGCCCGAACGGCGCGGGGAAGACGACCGTCTTCAATCTGCTGACCGGCGAATACAAGCCGAACGAGGGCGTCATCCGTCTTGACGGGCGGGACATCACGGGCCTCAGCACGATCGAGATCAACAAGGCCGGCATCGCCCGGACTTTCCAGAATATCCGGCTCTTCCGTCAGCTGTCGGTGCTCGACAACGTGAAGGCCGGCCTTCACAACCAGTTCGGCTACTCGATGTGGGCTGCCTTCCTTCACTCCGCGTCCTACCGGAAGGTGGAGCGGGAGATGGACGAGCGGGCGATGGAGCTGCTGAAGGTCTTCAGCCTGGATCAGGAGGCGGAGACGATCTCCGCGAACCTTCCCTACGGCAAGCAGAGAAAGCTGGAGATCGCCCGGGCGATGGCGACGAACCCGAAGCTGCTGCTGCTCGACGAGCCGGCGGCCGGCATGAACCCGAACGAGACGCAGGAGCTGATGGATGATATCCGTGTCATCCGGGAGCGGTTCGGGATGACGATTCTCCTGATCGAGCATGATATGAGGCTGGTTTCCGGTATCTGCGAGAAACTGACCGTCCTCAATTTCGGACGGATTCTGACGCAGGGCTCTACGCAGACCGTGCTGACCAATCCGGAGGTCATCAAGGCCTATCTCGGCGAGTAA
- a CDS encoding branched-chain amino acid ABC transporter permease: MVSFITNLINGLSLGSIYAIIAIGYTMVYGIAKMLNFAHGDIIMVGAYIAFTIITTLSLPTAIGMIAAIGGCLLLGVGIEKVAYKPLRHASSSLAVLITAIGVSYFLENLALLIFSSNPKMFTSVIPMDHATIAAGPFLLQTVNVVCIIVSVALVILLQLFINRTRPGQAMLACSQDRDAASLMGISVDRTISLTFAIGSAMAGVAGVLLCSAYPTLSPYTGAMPGIKAFVAAVFGGIGSIPGAMIGGLLLGIIEILAKSYISSQLSDAIVFSVLIIVLLVKPTGIMGKVIQEKV, encoded by the coding sequence ATGGTCAGCTTTATAACGAATCTCATCAACGGTCTGAGCCTTGGAAGTATCTACGCGATCATCGCGATCGGGTACACGATGGTCTATGGAATCGCGAAGATGCTGAACTTCGCTCACGGCGATATCATCATGGTCGGCGCGTATATCGCGTTCACCATCATCACGACGCTGTCGCTCCCGACCGCGATCGGTATGATCGCGGCGATCGGCGGCTGCCTCCTGCTGGGCGTAGGCATTGAGAAGGTCGCCTACAAGCCGCTGCGGCACGCGTCCTCCTCTCTGGCGGTTCTGATCACAGCGATTGGCGTCAGCTACTTTCTGGAGAATCTCGCGCTGCTGATCTTCTCCTCGAACCCGAAGATGTTCACCTCGGTGATCCCGATGGACCACGCGACGATCGCGGCGGGGCCGTTCCTTCTGCAGACCGTCAACGTCGTCTGCATCATCGTCAGCGTCGCGCTGGTGATCCTCCTGCAGCTGTTCATCAACCGGACCCGTCCGGGTCAGGCGATGCTTGCCTGCTCGCAGGATCGTGACGCGGCGTCTCTGATGGGCATCAGCGTGGACCGCACGATCTCGCTGACCTTTGCGATCGGTTCCGCGATGGCGGGCGTCGCGGGCGTGCTGCTCTGCTCCGCCTACCCGACGCTTTCCCCGTACACCGGCGCGATGCCCGGCATCAAAGCCTTCGTCGCGGCTGTCTTCGGCGGCATCGGCTCGATCCCCGGCGCGATGATCGGCGGCCTTCTGCTGGGTATCATCGAGATTCTCGCGAAGTCCTACATTTCGTCCCAGCTGTCGGATGCGATCGTGTTTTCTGTTCTGATCATCGTCCTTCTGGTCAAGCCGACCGGTATTATGGGCAAGGTCATTCAGGAGAAGGTCTGA